The Martelella sp. AD-3 genome includes a region encoding these proteins:
- a CDS encoding argininosuccinate synthase, protein MATHKDVKKVVLAYSGGLDTSIILKWLQTEFGAEVVTFTADLGQGEELEPARLKAEQAGVKEIFIEDVREEFVRDFVFPMFRANAVYEGVYLLGTSIARPLISKRLIEIARETGADAIAHGATGKGNDQVRFELSAYALNPDIKIIAPWRDWTFKSRTDLLEFAERHQIQIAKNKRGEAPFSVDANLLHSSSEGRVLEDPAIEAPEYVHMRTVSPEAAPDKATIIKIGFEKGDAVSINGERLSPATLLAKLNDYGRDNGIGRLDLVENRFVGMKSRGVYETPGGTILLAAHRAMESITLDRGAAHLKDELMPKYAELIYYGFWFSPERYMLQAAIDKSQEHVEGEVTLKLYKGNVIVTGRESDKSLYSESLVTFEDDHGAYDQKDAAGFIKLNALRLRTLAKRDNG, encoded by the coding sequence ATGGCAACGCACAAAGACGTCAAGAAGGTCGTGCTCGCCTATTCCGGCGGCCTCGACACCTCGATCATCCTCAAATGGCTCCAGACGGAATTCGGCGCTGAAGTCGTGACCTTCACCGCCGATCTCGGCCAGGGCGAGGAACTGGAGCCTGCCCGCCTGAAGGCCGAGCAGGCCGGCGTGAAGGAAATCTTCATTGAGGATGTGCGCGAGGAATTCGTCCGCGACTTCGTCTTCCCGATGTTCCGCGCCAACGCCGTCTATGAAGGCGTCTACCTGCTCGGCACCTCGATCGCCCGGCCGCTGATTTCCAAGCGCCTGATCGAGATCGCAAGGGAAACCGGCGCCGACGCGATCGCCCACGGCGCGACCGGAAAGGGCAATGACCAGGTCCGTTTCGAGCTTTCGGCCTACGCGCTGAACCCCGACATCAAGATCATCGCGCCCTGGCGCGACTGGACCTTCAAGAGCCGCACCGACCTTCTGGAATTTGCCGAACGGCACCAGATCCAGATTGCCAAGAACAAGCGCGGCGAAGCGCCCTTCTCCGTCGACGCCAACCTGCTCCACTCCTCCTCGGAAGGCCGCGTGCTGGAAGATCCGGCCATCGAGGCGCCGGAATATGTGCATATGCGCACCGTCTCGCCGGAAGCTGCCCCCGACAAGGCGACCATCATCAAGATCGGTTTCGAGAAGGGCGATGCCGTCTCCATCAACGGCGAAAGGCTGAGCCCGGCAACACTGCTCGCAAAACTCAATGATTATGGCCGCGACAACGGAATCGGCCGTCTTGACCTGGTCGAGAACCGCTTTGTCGGCATGAAGTCGCGCGGCGTTTACGAAACGCCCGGCGGCACCATTCTGCTCGCAGCGCATCGCGCCATGGAGTCCATCACGCTTGACCGGGGCGCCGCGCACCTCAAGGACGAGCTGATGCCGAAATATGCGGAGCTGATCTATTACGGATTCTGGTTCTCGCCTGAACGCTACATGCTGCAGGCCGCCATCGACAAGAGCCAGGAACATGTGGAAGGCGAAGTGACGCTGAAGCTCTACAAGGGCAATGTCATCGTCACCGGCCGCGAAAGCGACAAGTCGCTCTATTCCGAATCGCTCGTCACCTTCGAGGACGACCACGGCGCCTACGACCAGAAGGACGCTGCCGGCTTCATCAAGCTGAACGCGCTGCGCCTCAGGACCCTTGCCAAGCGCGACAACGGCTGA